One window from the genome of Nitrospira defluvii encodes:
- a CDS encoding efflux RND transporter periplasmic adaptor subunit, with the protein MTNSGRACLPQHRRGGVLCRLVGSCLLLAALLTAGAGCDRDPVAPPPPDKPADRAANGVVHLTEAEVVRAGIEVVTVKKEPFTLHREFPATIHANENELAEVTTLIRGRVVEVLVDVGKDVKKGERLALLDSADLGMAEGLYLKTAARQHEAQLAYERAANLHEHRAISLAELQRREAEMKTAQADAREALHRLKLLGVPDQEIQRLERDRTIRSDVAIRAPFAGRVILRNITRGEVVETSRHCFTIADLSDVWVVASVPEKDVRFIHPNETVHVVVAAYPHGLFSGRMTYISDVLDQATRTMRIRVTVPNPERVLKPEMFAMVRVDASPQPDVLAVPLAAVQQEGGGKVLFVRQPGQRFELRRVRLGEEQDGKVIVLEGLRDGEDVVVKGAFAIKSELDIHKIEPTQ; encoded by the coding sequence ATGACGAACTCAGGGCGCGCATGTTTGCCGCAGCACCGGCGAGGTGGTGTCCTGTGCCGACTGGTCGGGTCGTGCCTGCTGCTCGCCGCTCTCCTGACGGCAGGGGCCGGTTGCGACCGTGATCCGGTGGCGCCTCCGCCGCCTGACAAGCCGGCGGATCGGGCGGCCAATGGAGTGGTGCATCTGACGGAGGCGGAAGTCGTCCGGGCTGGCATCGAGGTCGTGACGGTGAAGAAGGAACCGTTTACCCTTCACCGTGAATTTCCGGCGACCATCCATGCCAACGAAAACGAACTGGCGGAAGTCACGACGTTGATCCGGGGGCGGGTGGTCGAGGTGTTGGTCGATGTGGGGAAAGATGTCAAAAAGGGCGAACGGCTGGCCCTGCTCGACAGTGCGGACCTGGGCATGGCGGAGGGACTTTATCTCAAGACCGCAGCGCGCCAGCACGAAGCGCAGTTGGCCTATGAGCGGGCGGCCAATCTCCATGAGCATCGAGCGATCAGTCTGGCCGAGCTGCAACGCCGGGAGGCGGAGATGAAGACCGCGCAGGCGGACGCGCGCGAGGCCTTGCATCGATTGAAGCTGCTGGGCGTGCCGGACCAGGAAATTCAGCGGCTCGAACGGGACCGGACGATTCGGTCCGACGTTGCGATCCGGGCGCCCTTCGCGGGGCGCGTGATTCTGCGTAACATCACGCGGGGTGAAGTGGTAGAAACCTCGCGGCACTGCTTTACCATCGCCGACCTCTCCGACGTCTGGGTGGTAGCCAGCGTCCCGGAGAAAGACGTGCGCTTCATTCATCCGAATGAGACGGTGCATGTCGTGGTGGCGGCCTATCCCCACGGGTTGTTTTCCGGGCGCATGACCTACATCAGCGACGTGCTGGATCAGGCGACCAGGACCATGCGGATTCGTGTCACCGTCCCCAACCCGGAGCGGGTGTTGAAACCGGAGATGTTTGCCATGGTGCGGGTCGATGCCTCGCCGCAACCGGACGTGTTGGCCGTGCCCCTGGCCGCTGTGCAACAGGAGGGAGGGGGCAAGGTGTTGTTCGTGCGGCAGCCAGGACAGCGCTTTGAGCTCAGGCGGGTGCGTCTGGGCGAGGAGCAGGATGGGAAGGTGATCGTCCTGGAAGGCCTGCGCGACGGGGAGGACGTGGTCGTCAAGGGGGCCTTCGCGATCAAGTCCGAACTCGACATCCACAAGATCGAGCCCACTCAATGA
- a CDS encoding universal stress protein yields MKVLIATDGSKYGKWATEWVARMPLADKPEVTLLHVTDVEALRAPFMFQPVVIGNEPFIQEEIKRIEARAKTTMAEAKAQMAALKLKGKLVSERGAAGPTILEAAPKRDGLLAIGSRGLDALDRLMLGSVSTQVTLHAPCSVLIVKEEPRPLTRILFAADGSKASEKALRFLLTKIQPEAREGLEPIDVVVMHAMPFLKYPEVKEAGARLVEQCANKLIKAGYVVDEVVQLGKPADEILKVASKKKVDLIVTGAKGMGAVARFLLGSVSTKVVQHSHCSVLVVR; encoded by the coding sequence ATGAAAGTGTTGATTGCAACCGATGGATCGAAGTACGGCAAGTGGGCGACGGAATGGGTGGCACGGATGCCCCTGGCGGACAAACCGGAGGTGACTCTCCTGCATGTGACTGACGTGGAGGCGTTGCGCGCGCCCTTCATGTTTCAACCGGTGGTGATCGGGAATGAACCGTTCATTCAAGAGGAAATCAAGCGGATTGAAGCACGAGCGAAGACGACCATGGCCGAGGCCAAAGCGCAAATGGCCGCCCTCAAGCTGAAGGGCAAGCTGGTCTCGGAACGCGGTGCGGCAGGTCCCACCATTCTTGAAGCGGCCCCGAAACGCGACGGACTGTTGGCAATCGGGAGTCGCGGGTTGGACGCGCTCGACCGTCTGATGCTCGGGAGCGTCTCGACGCAGGTGACGTTGCATGCACCCTGCTCGGTGCTGATCGTGAAGGAAGAACCGCGCCCGTTGACCCGGATTCTGTTCGCCGCGGACGGATCGAAGGCCTCGGAGAAGGCCCTGCGGTTTCTCCTGACCAAGATACAGCCTGAGGCTCGGGAAGGGTTGGAACCGATCGATGTGGTGGTGATGCATGCCATGCCGTTCTTGAAATATCCCGAGGTCAAGGAAGCAGGGGCTCGTCTGGTCGAACAATGTGCGAACAAGCTGATCAAGGCCGGGTATGTGGTGGATGAGGTGGTGCAACTCGGCAAACCGGCGGATGAGATCTTGAAAGTGGCGTCAAAAAAGAAGGTCGACTTGATTGTGACCGGCGCCAAAGGTATGGGCGCCGTGGCTCGGTTTCTGCTCGGGAGTGTTTCAACCAAGGTGGTTCAACACAGCCACTGCTCGGTGCTGGTGGTCCGCTAA
- a CDS encoding GNAT family N-acetyltransferase produces the protein MTEQGAQRRVDLVEWHSAEADIRAIRETVFIHEQGVPVELEWDGLDSSCAHVLAWNDHGEAIGTARMQPSGTIGRMAVLKDWRGRGVGRALLQTLLDLAVRQGLPRVALSAQTHALGFYERAGFRVTGEPFMDAGIPHRKMEKELMVPS, from the coding sequence ATGACGGAGCAGGGCGCGCAGAGGCGAGTCGACCTTGTCGAATGGCACAGCGCTGAAGCAGACATCCGCGCAATCCGTGAAACGGTGTTCATCCACGAACAGGGCGTGCCGGTAGAACTGGAGTGGGACGGGCTCGACTCATCCTGCGCCCACGTGCTGGCGTGGAACGACCATGGAGAAGCGATCGGCACGGCGCGCATGCAACCGAGCGGCACGATCGGCCGCATGGCGGTCCTCAAGGACTGGCGCGGGCGAGGGGTCGGACGGGCGCTGCTTCAGACGCTGCTGGATCTGGCGGTGAGGCAAGGACTCCCACGTGTGGCCCTGTCTGCTCAGACCCACGCGCTTGGATTTTATGAACGAGCCGGATTCCGCGTCACCGGCGAGCCGTTTATGGACGCCGGCATTCCGCACCGGAAGATGGAGAAGGAGCTCATGGTGCCGTCGTAA
- a CDS encoding alpha amylase C-terminal domain-containing protein — protein sequence MPASLAHIHTDTPMGANLVAGGATFRVWAPQAKAVYVVGDFNHRVRNDAALLTRDQLGHWRGFLPGVKDRQRYMFYVIGEGSEGLKRDPYARELESPFPAECIIRRTDFPWHDCGYVPPPFHEFVIYQLHVGTFFTPNLPRKGGTFLDVARKLPYLAELGVTALQLMPIQEFQTSFSLGYNGTDYFSPEMDFAVADADLPAYVAEVNKLLDAKGLRRYQAADVRGEMNQLKALVDLAHCYGLAVLLDVVYNHAGGDFGDQSLYFFDRQSGSGGQRNSLYFTDRGHAGGLVFDFAKPEVRDFLIQNAKFFLSEYRVDGFRYDQVSVIDHDGAPDGWRFCQDLTDTVHAQRPETLHHAEYWDVNPFIVTPPPVGAGFDTTLTDGLRIAIRDVIANASAPDERPLDMTGLARSLWPEGFPRQWRFVQGPENHDLVYKGRELRIARLGDPDHPRSWFARSRARVATGLSLTAPGIPMLFMGQEFLEDKQWSDDFVAHGNLLLHWAGLDQGDRQMLDHLRFTRELLAVRRRSPGLRGEGFRVVHVHDQNRVLAFHRWVVGEGLDVLVVLHLANFTRVGYRVGFPGAGDWRETFNSDAYENWVNAGIEGNSGRVTATANPMHGFDYSAALVLPANSLLVFSR from the coding sequence ATGCCCGCCTCACTCGCACACATCCATACCGACACACCGATGGGTGCCAACCTCGTGGCCGGCGGCGCGACCTTTCGCGTGTGGGCTCCGCAGGCGAAGGCCGTCTATGTCGTCGGCGACTTCAATCATCGCGTGCGGAATGACGCGGCGTTGCTCACGCGGGATCAGCTTGGGCATTGGCGGGGTTTTCTTCCCGGCGTGAAGGACCGCCAGCGGTACATGTTCTATGTCATCGGGGAAGGAAGCGAAGGGCTCAAGCGCGACCCGTACGCCCGCGAACTGGAATCACCCTTTCCTGCTGAATGCATCATTCGCCGCACGGACTTTCCTTGGCACGACTGTGGGTATGTTCCGCCGCCGTTTCACGAATTCGTGATCTACCAACTCCATGTCGGCACCTTTTTTACGCCCAACCTGCCACGGAAGGGCGGCACGTTTCTCGACGTGGCGCGCAAGTTGCCCTATCTTGCCGAACTCGGCGTCACAGCCCTGCAATTGATGCCCATTCAGGAATTCCAGACCAGCTTCAGCCTCGGGTACAACGGGACAGATTATTTTTCGCCAGAAATGGATTTCGCCGTAGCCGATGCCGACCTGCCTGCCTATGTGGCGGAGGTGAACAAGCTCCTGGATGCGAAGGGTCTGCGTCGGTACCAGGCGGCGGATGTCCGCGGGGAAATGAATCAGCTCAAGGCTCTGGTCGATCTGGCGCATTGTTATGGCCTGGCCGTCTTGCTCGATGTGGTCTACAACCATGCAGGCGGGGATTTCGGTGACCAGAGCCTGTATTTTTTCGACCGGCAATCCGGTTCCGGCGGGCAGCGGAATTCGTTGTACTTCACCGACCGGGGCCACGCGGGTGGGCTGGTCTTCGATTTTGCCAAGCCGGAGGTGCGGGATTTTCTGATTCAGAATGCCAAGTTTTTCTTGAGTGAATATCGAGTCGACGGATTCCGGTACGATCAGGTCAGCGTGATCGATCATGACGGCGCACCGGACGGCTGGCGATTTTGCCAGGACCTTACCGATACGGTGCATGCGCAGCGGCCGGAGACGTTGCACCATGCCGAGTATTGGGATGTGAACCCCTTCATCGTCACTCCGCCTCCGGTCGGCGCCGGGTTTGACACCACGCTGACAGATGGATTGCGGATCGCCATTCGCGATGTCATTGCGAATGCCAGCGCGCCGGATGAACGGCCGCTCGACATGACCGGGTTGGCGCGCAGCCTCTGGCCGGAGGGGTTCCCTCGGCAGTGGCGGTTTGTGCAGGGGCCGGAGAACCACGATCTGGTCTACAAGGGGAGGGAGTTACGCATCGCCCGGCTCGGCGATCCGGACCATCCGCGGTCCTGGTTCGCTCGCAGCCGCGCGCGTGTGGCCACCGGCCTGAGTCTGACCGCGCCGGGCATCCCGATGTTGTTCATGGGGCAGGAATTTCTGGAGGACAAGCAGTGGTCCGATGATTTCGTGGCGCACGGCAACCTGCTGCTCCATTGGGCCGGCCTGGATCAGGGGGACAGGCAAATGCTGGATCATCTGCGGTTCACGAGAGAACTGTTGGCGGTTCGGCGACGGTCTCCAGGCTTGCGAGGGGAAGGGTTTCGTGTGGTGCATGTGCACGATCAGAACCGTGTCCTCGCGTTTCACCGCTGGGTCGTTGGGGAAGGCCTTGACGTGCTGGTGGTCCTGCACCTTGCCAATTTTACTCGTGTCGGCTATCGGGTCGGCTTTCCCGGTGCGGGCGACTGGCGTGAAACATTCAACAGCGATGCCTATGAGAACTGGGTCAATGCCGGTATCGAGGGGAACAGTGGGCGTGTCACGGCCACAGCGAACCCCATGCATGGTTTCGACTATTCCGCCGCCCTCGTGCTGCCTGCCAACAGTCTCCTCGTCTTCTCCCGGTAG
- a CDS encoding adenylyl-sulfate kinase, protein MTRAPFAIWLTGLPASGKSSIVERLLPKLSALGMTVEVLESDALRRVLTPEASYSREERDLFYRALGFMGARLLAHGVNVIFDATASRRAYREFARTLIPGLLEVSIECPLEVCMQRDKKGTYRRGLEGGSSTVPGLQETYEPPASPALAIDTTVTSSDVAADRIVALIRAARPR, encoded by the coding sequence ATGACCCGCGCCCCCTTCGCCATCTGGCTTACAGGGCTCCCGGCCTCGGGGAAAAGCTCGATCGTCGAGCGGCTGCTCCCCAAACTTTCGGCCCTGGGCATGACCGTGGAGGTGCTGGAGTCCGATGCCCTCCGTCGGGTGTTGACGCCGGAGGCCAGCTACTCGCGCGAGGAGCGGGATCTGTTTTATCGGGCCTTGGGGTTTATGGGGGCCAGACTTCTGGCCCATGGGGTCAATGTGATCTTCGATGCCACCGCGAGCCGTCGGGCCTATCGGGAATTTGCACGCACGTTGATTCCCGGCTTGTTGGAAGTTTCCATCGAGTGTCCGCTGGAAGTCTGCATGCAGCGCGACAAGAAGGGGACGTACAGGCGAGGGTTGGAAGGCGGGTCGTCCACCGTCCCCGGGCTGCAGGAGACGTATGAACCACCCGCCTCGCCGGCGTTGGCTATCGATACGACGGTCACCTCGTCTGACGTCGCCGCGGATCGGATCGTGGCGCTGATTCGTGCCGCTCGCCCAAGGTGA
- a CDS encoding phosphotransferase, protein MPVLRKSALEAYLKTRFGPSAELLAYGPIGKETSGARHKQYGYGAPVRLTFCQGDQTRRVVLGTMSPGPFGHEHPADRAQAMLWDYDCYGRLPRHIAALDVGAFTEDGELMSVAKAKEFFLLTQWSDGETYHKDLERLAGAKRPTALDRKRTEALAGYLATIHRKKHKDPQLYRRRLRELLGHGECIMGLTDSYPDRFAFITEELLQRIEVACNVWRWRLRGKHARLSQVHGDFHPWNVLFRRGADFSVLDRSRGEWGEPADDVTSMSINYLFFSLCRHGSLKGALEVVFRSFWDRYLMESRDQGVLETTAPFFAFRGLVLASPLWYPKLTVTVRRKIFRFIENVLATSRFDPADINRYCE, encoded by the coding sequence ATGCCGGTGTTAAGAAAGTCTGCCCTGGAGGCCTATCTCAAAACTCGGTTCGGTCCGAGTGCCGAATTGCTTGCCTATGGACCGATCGGAAAAGAAACGAGTGGGGCGCGCCATAAGCAGTATGGCTATGGCGCGCCGGTCCGGTTGACGTTCTGCCAGGGGGACCAGACCCGCCGGGTGGTGCTGGGCACGATGAGTCCCGGTCCGTTCGGTCATGAGCATCCGGCCGACCGGGCGCAGGCCATGCTGTGGGACTATGACTGCTACGGTCGCCTCCCCAGGCACATCGCCGCCTTGGATGTGGGCGCGTTTACGGAAGACGGCGAGTTGATGTCCGTGGCCAAGGCCAAAGAGTTTTTCTTGCTGACCCAATGGTCGGATGGTGAGACCTATCACAAGGATCTGGAACGGCTTGCGGGAGCGAAGAGGCCCACCGCCCTCGACCGGAAACGGACGGAGGCCCTGGCCGGGTACTTGGCGACGATTCACCGCAAGAAACACAAGGACCCGCAGTTGTACCGGCGGCGACTGCGGGAGTTGCTGGGCCACGGCGAATGCATCATGGGGCTGACGGACAGTTACCCGGATCGGTTTGCGTTTATCACAGAGGAGTTGCTGCAGCGGATAGAAGTGGCCTGCAATGTCTGGCGGTGGCGGCTGCGTGGCAAGCATGCCAGGCTGTCACAGGTGCACGGCGATTTTCATCCTTGGAATGTGTTGTTTCGCCGTGGCGCCGACTTTTCAGTGCTGGACCGTTCGCGCGGGGAATGGGGCGAACCGGCCGACGACGTCACGTCGATGTCGATCAATTATCTGTTTTTTTCGCTTTGCCGGCATGGCTCGCTGAAGGGAGCGCTGGAAGTCGTCTTCCGTTCCTTCTGGGATCGTTATCTTATGGAGAGTCGCGACCAGGGCGTCCTGGAGACGACGGCCCCATTCTTCGCGTTTCGAGGGCTGGTGTTGGCCAGCCCACTCTGGTACCCGAAACTCACCGTGACCGTGCGGCGGAAGATTTTCCGGTTCATCGAGAATGTGTTGGCGACATCGCGCTTCGACCCGGCGGATATCAATCGTTATTGCGAATGA
- a CDS encoding HPF/RaiA family ribosome-associated protein, producing the protein MNLEVEARNIAMTPRWKTEIEERMAALQRGHDDIIHGRVTLTKNRHHKKLDNVAEALVLVTVPTRQTLTSRKEDKTFEEAIRAAFDAVAIELRKYREKRADKVARIEPLPQLRGVVSKVFPNQGYGFILKDGGGEVYFHKNALKGLSFDEVQDGLEVLFESEPGEKGLHATIVQAPHLLKP; encoded by the coding sequence ATGAACCTAGAAGTCGAGGCCCGCAACATCGCCATGACCCCGCGGTGGAAAACCGAAATCGAAGAGCGAATGGCCGCCCTGCAACGTGGCCATGACGATATCATCCACGGGCGCGTCACGCTGACGAAAAACCGCCATCACAAGAAGCTGGACAATGTCGCCGAGGCGCTCGTGCTCGTCACGGTGCCGACCCGGCAGACCCTCACCTCCCGCAAGGAAGACAAGACCTTCGAAGAGGCGATCCGGGCCGCCTTCGATGCGGTAGCCATCGAGCTGCGGAAATATCGTGAAAAACGCGCTGACAAAGTTGCGCGGATCGAACCGCTGCCGCAACTCCGTGGCGTGGTGAGCAAAGTCTTCCCGAACCAGGGGTACGGCTTCATCCTGAAAGACGGAGGCGGGGAAGTCTATTTCCACAAGAATGCGCTGAAAGGCCTCTCCTTCGACGAGGTGCAAGATGGCCTGGAAGTGCTCTTCGAGAGCGAACCCGGTGAGAAGGGCCTGCATGCCACCATCGTACAAGCGCCTCACCTCCTGAAACCGTAG